Part of the Spiroplasma endosymbiont of Poecilobothrus nobilitatus genome is shown below.
CAGCACCCAAAAAAATAGATGATTATATTGTAATTAATAAGGTGGTTAAATAGAATGGCAGCTTATTCAATCAAAGAATTACATCATCTTTTAGTTACTAAAAAAATTACTCCATCGCAAATAGTTAAGGATGCTTTTACTAATTTAGGCAAATATCAGGTTTTAAATGCAACAGTGACAGAATTAAAAGCAGAAGCCACAGCTTTGGCAGCTAAATTAGACCACCTTGTTGTTCCTAAAAATAATTATTTATTTGCTTTACCATATTTTGCAAAAGATAATTTTGCAAAAAAAGGAATTAAGACAACGGCGAGTTCAAAAATTTTAGAAAATTTTATTCCAAATTATGAATCAACAGTAACTAATATTTTGAAAGAAAACAATAGTATTTTATTAGGAAAAGCAGCTTTGGATGAGTTAGGAATGGGTGGGCATGGTTTATATGCCTTAACAGGAGATGTTTTAAACCCTTGAGATTTAAGCCGGATTACTGGTGGTTCATCATCTGGTTCAGCAGCTTTAGTTGCAGCTGGTGTTGTTCCATTTGCATTAGGAACAGATACAGGTGATTCAGTACGAAAACCAGCTGGTTATTGTGGTATTGTTGGTTTTAAACCAACTTATGGTTTAATTTCACGGTATGGTGTTTTTCCTTATGCACCATCATTAGATACGGTTGGATATTTTACTCGAACTGTTGAAGACGGTGCAATTGTTTTTGATTACTTAGCACAAGAAGATCACAAGGATGCAACCTCATTAAAGAGTAAGGAACAAGGTTATTTTAAAAATTTATCATCAGAAAAAATAAAAAAACAAAAATTTGCTTATTTAAAAAATGCGCATGCGATTCTTCCGGATGAAATTAGAATTCATTTTGATCATTTATATGATGAATTAATATCCCGCGGAATTAGTGTTACAGCAATTGATTTTTCAGAAGATTTACTAAAAGCATTAATGCCAGTTTATATGGTGATTTCTTTTGCTGAAGCAGTAAGTAGTCATTCAATGCTGGATGGAATTAATTATGGGACACGAGTTGATGGGGACACTTATCAGGAAGTAATGATGAATTCACGAACTAATGGTTTTGGCCATGTTGTTAAACGTCGTTATGTTATTGGTTCGTACACTTTAACAAAAAATAACCAAACATTATTATTTTTAAAAGCGAAACGAGTACGCCGTTTAATTGTCAATGCTTTGACTACTGTTTTTGAAAAATATGACTTTTTATTATTGCCAGCTGCATCAACGATTGCCCCAAAAATTACTACTATTAAGTGTCAAATTTTAACAGAGGCAGAACTAGAAAATTATGTTGATGATTTATTAGTATTAGGTAATTTAATGGGTAATCCATCATTAACTGTTCCACTTGCTTTTGTTGATAAAATGCCAATTGGAATAAATGTTAATGCTGCTCCTTTTGCTGACCAAAAGGTCTTTAATGCTGGTTTATTAATTGAAGAGATTGTTGGAATTAAAAATAAAGTGGCACCAGAAAGGGGGAACAATCATGATTAATTTTGAGGTAGTAATTGGAATTGAAAATCATGTTGAATTAAAAACAAAGACAAAAATGTTTTCTTCTGGCGCAGTGAGTTATGGGACTAAACCCAATAGTATGGTTAATCCAATGGATGCTGGTTATCTGGGAATAATGCCAACAGTTAATAAAAAGGGGGTTGAGTTAGCATTAATTGCTTGCCAAGCACTTAATTTGACAATTGATCCAATTGTTCAATTTGATCGTAAAAATTATTATTACCCTGATTTAGCGAAAGGTTTTCAAATTACGCAGCAATATTATCCAATTGGTCAAAATGGATATTTAACTATTATTGATGAGAATAATAAACCTTTTAAAGTAGAAATTGAACGTCTGCATATTGAAGAAGATACTGCTAAACAGTTGCATGAAGAAGACCGAACGTTATTAGATTATAATCGTGCTGGAATTGGTTTAATTGAAATTGTAACTCGCCCCGTATTACGGTCAGCGTTTCAAGTTCGTCAATATTTAGAAACTTTACGTGAGATTTTAGTTTATACCAAAGTTAGTGATGCTAAAATGAATGAGGGATCATTACGATGCGATGTTAACATTTCGTTACGTCCAATTGGTGTGAAAACATTTGGTGATAAGGTTGAATTAAAAAATCTTAATTCAATTGCAAATGTTGAAAAGGCAATTGAATATGAAATTAAAAGACAAAGTGAGCTTTTATTAATGGGAAAAATAATTGAACAAGAAACACGACGATTTGATGAAAAAACAAAAACAACGGTTTTAATGCGTCATAAAACTGATGCTATTGATTATAAATATTTTTCTGAACCAAATATTTTTCCAATTAAATTGGATCCAAATTGAATGGCAAAAGTTCTTAAAAATATGCCAGAATTACCAGCTGTCAAACGCAAACGTTATTTATCAAAATTAAATTTAAAACCAGCTGATATTGAAATTATTTTACAAGATTATGCCTTAATGAATTTTTTTGAAGCAGCAATTAAGTTATCACCACATTATGAAATGATTGCTCATTATTTAATTGGTGATATTAGTGCTTATTTAAACCAAAAGGGATTAACAATAAGTGAAACAGCATTAACACCACAAAATTTAGTTGAAATGATTATGTTAATTAATCAAAATGTAATTTCAAATAAACAAGCTAAAACATTGTTACAACGAATTTTAAATGAAGATTGTGCTCCAACTAAAATTGTTGCTGAATTAGGATTAAAACAAATTAGTGACCCAGTTGAAATTAAAAAAATTATTGAACCAGTTTTTAATGCTAATATAGCAATGCTAGAACAATATGAACAACGACCAGAACGAGTAATTAAGTTTTTTATGGGTGAATTAATGAAATTAACAAAAGGACAAGTTGCCCCAGAAATTGGCCAACAAGTAGTTATTGAATTAATTACAGCGAAACAAGGGAGAAAAAAGATGGTTTTTAAAGACTGCACCCCAAAAAGTAAGTAAAATAAAAAAAGATTTTGTTAAATTTTTATAGGGGGTGCATTTTTATGTGGCAAAAAAAGGACAAAAATATAACAAATATACATCAGAATTTATAACAAAAATCATTGAGGAAATTAAACAAAAAAGTTGTTGAATAGTAGCAAAACAATATATGAATAGGCTCCAATTATTAGGACCATAATTATATAGACTTCAAAATTAGATAAAATTATTAAGAAAGAAGGAATATAAAAATGGGAAATAAAACTTCATACTCTGAATAATTTAAAAAACAAATTGTCATGCTATATAAAAATGGTAAAAGTGTTATTAATCTAGGGCAAGAATATAATTTACCAAAACCAACTATTTATAGTTGAGTTAAAAATTATAATAATTCTGGTTCATTTAAAGCAAAAGACAATCGCACACTAGAAGAAAATGAAATAATAACTTTACGAAAAGAACTTAAAGACTTGAAAATGGAAAATGACATTTTAAAGCAAGCCGCACTGATAATGGCCAAAAAATAACAATAATTAATAACAACAAAACAAAATATTCAGTAATAAAAATATGTAAGATTTTGGGTTTATCAAAATCAACGTATTATTATCAAACTAATAAATGTATTAACAAGCAAGTTAATAATTATGAACAAGAAATTATCAGTGCCTTTAATAAAAGTCGCAAAATTTATGGAGCTCGCAAAATTAAAGTTATTTTAAACAGAAAAGATATCATCTTATCGCGGCGAAAAATCAGATTATTTATGATCAAAAATAATTTGGTTTCTAAATACACCAAATTAAAATATCATAATCATAAAACAACAGTCAATAATGACCAAATTAATAATATTTTAAATCGTCAATTTAACAACAAAAAACCTAATGAAGTTATTGTTAGTGATTTAACATATGTTCAAGTTGGCGCTAAATGACATTATATTTGTTTATTAATTGACTTGTTTAATCGTGAAATAATTGGTTATAGTGCTGGGCCGAATAAAACAGCCGAACTGGTTCAACAAGCTTTTCATAAAATAACACGACCATTAAATCAAATAACTCTATTTCATACTGATCGTGGTAATGAGTTTAAAAATAAAATCATTGATGAAATTTTAATAACTTTTAATATTAAAAGATCATTAAGCAATAAAGGCTGCCCTTATGATAATGCTGTGGCTGAAACAACTTACAAAATTTTTAAAACTGAATTTATTAAGGGTAAAAAATTTAAAAATTTAACACAATTAAAATACGAACTTTTTGATTTTGTGCATTGATATAACAATATTAGAATTCATGGCAGTTTAAATTATTTATCTCCAGTTACTTTTATAAAACAAATGTCTATATAAAAAGTGTCCTAAAAAGTGTTGCCATTCCAATAATATAAATGCAAATACAGTAGAATCTTGATGAACAAATCATAAAAAAAGTAAAATTAAACAATCCTAAAGGACCTAAAATTTCTTTTGCCAAAAGAAATTTAGATGGAATGGCAAGGGTTTTTTGGACAAATTTTATGTAGAATAATAATTTCTGTATTGCAATGGTGTTAAATAATTTAGTTTGCTATGAATTCGAATATTATTGTACCAATTAATGTAATCAAATAATTCTAATTTAAACTGCTCAACGTTTTTAAATTTATTATTTTTAATAAATTCAGTTTTAAAAATTTTGTATGTTGATTCCGCAACAGTATTGTCATAAGGACAACCTGGTTTACTGTAAGATTTTTGAATCCCATTTTTAACTAACAGGTTATAAATAAGATTATTATTGAATTCACTGCCTTGATCAGTGTGAAATATTTTAATATTGCTTAATGAAAATTGAAGTTTATTAAAGCTGCTTTCAACTAATTTGGCATTTTTGTGTAAACTAACATCATAACCAATAATTTCTCGATTAAATAAATCAACTAAGAAACAGACATAATATCATTTGTTACTAATAAAAACATAGGTTAAATCACTGACAACAACTTCATGTAGTTTATAACTATCAAAATCTTGATTTAACAAATTGTTATATTTATATGTAACATCATTTGTATTTTAATGTTTGTATTTGATTTTTGTATAATTTGAAATTAAGTTATATTTTTTCATTATGTTGCTGATTTTTACACGAGATAACATGATATTTTTCTGAGCTAATATAACTTTAATTTTGCGTGTTCCATAATTTTTACGACTTTTTAGAAAAATACTGATAACAGCATTATCAATGTTTTGAGTATTCTTGGGATTATTTGCTTTTAATTGATAGTAATATGTTGATCTAGCAAATTTCAATGTTTTACATAAATTAATAATTGGATATTTTGCTTTGTTATTTTTAATGATTACTATTTTTTGCCGATTATCAGTGTTGCTTGCTTTAAAATGTCATTTTCCATTTCTAATTGTTTAACTTTTTTACGTAATTGAATTAATTTGTTTTCTTCTGGCGTTCTATTATCTTTAGTTTTAAATGAGCCCCCCGAGTTGCTAAAATGGTGAGCTCATTTCCAAACAGTAGATTTACCAATTTGATAATCATTGACTAATTGTTCAGGAGTTTGACCCATTTTGTAAAGACCAACAATTTGTTGCTTAAATTAATCAGTATAATGATTCTTCGCCATAATTACACCTCCATTGTAGTTTAATTATAAATATTTACTCTACATTATTGTTGTCTAATTTATCTTAACCCATCCAAAGTTTTCATTCATTACTTAAGAAAGCTACAATCCATAATAAAATATATAATTCACATGAAGAATATATACAAGATGTTATAAAATGAAATACATGATATTAAAATCGTAAAGAAAAAGATATAATTAAAAAAAAAGTAAATACTTTTTATTAGTACTTACTAAAATGGGTGCACTCTATTACCATCTTTTTCATATTCTTGATCAATTTTTTGTAATTTAATTGTTAAATCATTAATTGCACTAATTTTAGCAATAAATAATAATTCATCATCTAATTTAATTGTTTCAACATCTCCGGGTAAAATAACACGGCCTTTACGTTTAACATAAACAATATTATAATCTTTATTATTAATAAAACGTAATTCTGATAATGTTTGTCCTTCAATATTTGGATCAGTCACTTGAATAATTAATGATGCATAATTTTCATCAACAGTTTGCATTTCAATTTCAATATCAAACATTGCTTTAGTTGCAGTAATACTTCCGGCCATTGTATCGGGTTGGATAATATTGTTAATTCCTAATGCTTTTAGAATTCGTGCATGACGAATATCTTTTACTTTTGCAATAATATTAGTAATCCCAAGGTCTTGTAATCCAATAATTGTTAAAATACTAGCTTCAATATTACTTGCGATTGTGATAATGACAGTATCGTATTCGTCTAGTCCTTGCTCAATTAGATTTGTTTTAACTGTTGCATCTAATGCTACGCCATCAACTTGTTCATAACTAGCAATCATATTATTAACCTTAGTTTGGTCAATATCAAAGACCATAATATGTTGTTTTCGCACAATTAGTGTTTCAATTATTGAACGTCCAAAATTATTTAGTCCAATAATTGCAAAACTTTTTCTTCTTGCCATTCCTTCCCCCCTTATTGCATCTTTAATTATACTATTTTTTTTATTATTAGCAATAATTACTAACTTGTAGTATATAATAATATTAATGAAAGAGGGACACAAATGGTTTTTTTTCAATTATATTTCAAAAATATTTTTAAAAGAAAAAATGATAATAAACAACAACGTAATAATGATCCAACTGCACCATTAACACGACATCGTCATTGGTTACCCTTCTCAAAAATATCGGGAAGATTATTTTTAGTTTATATTTTAATTGTTCTTTTAGGTGGACTACTGTTATCAATTCCAGGTTTTGTTCATGGCGGAGAACGGATGATTCTTGATGGAAAAGGTAAAATTTTAAACCCTTCAGTTACTTTTGCGTGAAATTATTTAATTGGTTTATTTACTGCCGCTAGTTCTTTTTCTGATACTGGGATTACAATTAGTAATCCAGCAGCGGATTATAGTTTTTGAGGACAGTTGGTAATTTTAATTTTAATTCAAACAGGTGGTTTTGGAATTGCCACTTTTAAAATTATGATTTTTGTATGATTAGGGCGCCGAATTTCAATTAAAGATAAAATGCTAGTGCAAGGTGAACGAGGAAGTAGTAACTTTGGGCATACAATGGATTTAATTAAAAATAGTTTTATTTTTTTAATTATTTTGGAATGTTTTGGGGCAATTTTATTATTTTGTAATTTTTATTTTTCACCGTTATCAGTAGAAGGAAAATTCATGATTGATAATGTTACTTATCATAATTTTTGACGAAGTTTATGAAGTGGTGTTTTCCACTCAATTTCATCAATAAATAATGCTGGGTTTGATATTATTGGTAATTCATCATTAATGCCTTATAATACTAATTATTTTATTCAATTTGTGTTTTTATTCCAATTTATTATTGGTGGTTTAGGTTTTCCAACTTTTTACGATTTAAAACGAAAATTTGTAGCATGACGACGAAAAGAACATGTTAAATTTACCTTATTTACTAAAATTAATTTAATTACTTATATTGGTTTATCAATTATTGGTGTTTTTAGTGTTTGACTAATTGAATTTACGAATATTAATATAATTCACCCTGAAACTGGTCAGCATATGGAAAGTATTTTACGAAATTCAAAATCAAATTGAAATGGTTTTATGAATATTTTCTTTAATACAATGTCAACCAGAAATGCAGGTTATTCAACAGTTGAAATGAGTAACTTTTTACCAGGATCACGAATAGTGATGTCAATTATGATGTTTATTGGTTCAGCGCCTTCTTCTACTGCGGGGGGAATTCGAACAACAACCTTAGCTGTTATTATCATTACAATTTGGTCTATTATTCGGAATAATAATAGTGTTAATGCTTTTAAACGGAAAATTCCAAATGAAACAGTAAAACGAGCTTTAGGAGTTACTGTTATTTCGGGAGGTTTAATTGCAATTGCTATTATTTGTATTAGTGTTGAAAATCCTCATCTTGATGTTTTAAATACTTTTTTTACAATTTGTAGTGCATTTGGGACAACAGGATTAAGTACTTTAAATTTTACCGAACTATATAACATTGGTATTTTAAGTACTTTA
Proteins encoded:
- a CDS encoding TrkA family potassium uptake protein, producing MARRKSFAIIGLNNFGRSIIETLIVRKQHIMVFDIDQTKVNNMIASYEQVDGVALDATVKTNLIEQGLDEYDTVIITIASNIEASILTIIGLQDLGITNIIAKVKDIRHARILKALGINNIIQPDTMAGSITATKAMFDIEIEMQTVDENYASLIIQVTDPNIEGQTLSELRFINNKDYNIVYVKRKGRVILPGDVETIKLDDELLFIAKISAINDLTIKLQKIDQEYEKDGNRVHPF
- a CDS encoding IS3 family transposase, translating into MKFARSTYYYQLKANNPKNTQNIDNAVISIFLKSRKNYGTRKIKVILAQKNIMLSRVKISNIMKKYNLISNYTKIKYKH
- a CDS encoding TrkH family potassium uptake protein, which produces MVFFQLYFKNIFKRKNDNKQQRNNDPTAPLTRHRHWLPFSKISGRLFLVYILIVLLGGLLLSIPGFVHGGERMILDGKGKILNPSVTFAWNYLIGLFTAASSFSDTGITISNPAADYSFWGQLVILILIQTGGFGIATFKIMIFVWLGRRISIKDKMLVQGERGSSNFGHTMDLIKNSFIFLIILECFGAILLFCNFYFSPLSVEGKFMIDNVTYHNFWRSLWSGVFHSISSINNAGFDIIGNSSLMPYNTNYFIQFVFLFQFIIGGLGFPTFYDLKRKFVAWRRKEHVKFTLFTKINLITYIGLSIIGVFSVWLIEFTNINIIHPETGQHMESILRNSKSNWNGFMNIFFNTMSTRNAGYSTVEMSNFLPGSRIVMSIMMFIGSAPSSTAGGIRTTTLAVIIITIWSIIRNNNSVNAFKRKIPNETVKRALGVTVISGGLIAIAIICISVENPHLDVLNTFFTICSAFGTTGLSTLNFTELYNIGILSTLILILLMFIGQLGVSSTLLVSIRGSGEKEYSYVEKNILIG
- a CDS encoding amidase family protein, translating into MAAYSIKELHHLLVTKKITPSQIVKDAFTNLGKYQVLNATVTELKAEATALAAKLDHLVVPKNNYLFALPYFAKDNFAKKGIKTTASSKILENFIPNYESTVTNILKENNSILLGKAALDELGMGGHGLYALTGDVLNPWDLSRITGGSSSGSAALVAAGVVPFALGTDTGDSVRKPAGYCGIVGFKPTYGLISRYGVFPYAPSLDTVGYFTRTVEDGAIVFDYLAQEDHKDATSLKSKEQGYFKNLSSEKIKKQKFAYLKNAHAILPDEIRIHFDHLYDELISRGISVTAIDFSEDLLKALMPVYMVISFAEAVSSHSMLDGINYGTRVDGDTYQEVMMNSRTNGFGHVVKRRYVIGSYTLTKNNQTLLFLKAKRVRRLIVNALTTVFEKYDFLLLPAASTIAPKITTIKCQILTEAELENYVDDLLVLGNLMGNPSLTVPLAFVDKMPIGINVNAAPFADQKVFNAGLLIEEIVGIKNKVAPERGNNHD
- a CDS encoding IS3 family transposase (programmed frameshift): MLYKNGKSVINLGQEYNLPKPTIYSWVKNYNNSGSFKAKDNRTLEENEIITLRKELKDLKMENDIFKASRTDNGQKITIINNNKTKYSVIKICKILGLSKSTYYYQTNKCINKQVNNYEQEIISAFNKSRKIYGARKIKVILNRKDIILSRRKIRLFMIKNNLVSKYTKLKYHNHKTTVNNDQINNILNRQFNNKKPNEVIVSDLTYVQVGAKWHYICLLIDLFNREIIGYSAGPNKTAELVQQAFHKITRPLNQITLFHTDRGNEFKNKIIDEILITFNIKRSLSNKGCPYDNAVAETTYKIFKTEFIKGKKFKNLTQLKYELFDFVHWYNNIRIHGSLNYLSPVTFIKQMSI
- a CDS encoding IS3 family transposase, with product MLNQDFDSYKLHEVVVSDLTYVFISNKWYYVCFLVDLFNREIIGYDVSLHKNAKLVESSFNKLQFSLSNIKIFHTDQGSEFNNNLIYNLLVKNGIQKSYSKPGCPYDNTVAESTYKIFKTEFIKNNKFKNVEQFKLELFDYINWYNNIRIHSKLNYLTPLQYRNYYST
- the gatB gene encoding Asp-tRNA(Asn)/Glu-tRNA(Gln) amidotransferase subunit GatB; amino-acid sequence: MINFEVVIGIENHVELKTKTKMFSSGAVSYGTKPNSMVNPMDAGYLGIMPTVNKKGVELALIACQALNLTIDPIVQFDRKNYYYPDLAKGFQITQQYYPIGQNGYLTIIDENNKPFKVEIERLHIEEDTAKQLHEEDRTLLDYNRAGIGLIEIVTRPVLRSAFQVRQYLETLREILVYTKVSDAKMNEGSLRCDVNISLRPIGVKTFGDKVELKNLNSIANVEKAIEYEIKRQSELLLMGKIIEQETRRFDEKTKTTVLMRHKTDAIDYKYFSEPNIFPIKLDPNWMAKVLKNMPELPAVKRKRYLSKLNLKPADIEIILQDYALMNFFEAAIKLSPHYEMIAHYLIGDISAYLNQKGLTISETALTPQNLVEMIMLINQNVISNKQAKTLLQRILNEDCAPTKIVAELGLKQISDPVEIKKIIEPVFNANIAMLEQYEQRPERVIKFFMGELMKLTKGQVAPEIGQQVVIELITAKQGRKKMVFKDCTPKSK